A stretch of the Saprospiraceae bacterium genome encodes the following:
- a CDS encoding SET domain-containing protein-lysine N-methyltransferase, with protein sequence MQRIPGLYVAKVRNKGRGVFSADDISSGSIIEVCPVIRIPPDEVDIIHETELHDYYFVWGDHDEEAAIALGYGSLYNHSYKPNAEYVFDVASDSIEVFALKDIPAGKEITFNYHGDPDCKDELWFDKTGKRVKRIKPA encoded by the coding sequence ATGCAAAGAATACCGGGTCTCTATGTCGCAAAAGTCCGAAATAAAGGACGTGGCGTATTCAGCGCGGATGATATCAGTTCCGGCTCCATAATTGAAGTCTGTCCTGTAATTCGGATTCCACCGGATGAAGTTGACATTATCCATGAAACTGAATTACACGATTATTACTTTGTCTGGGGAGATCACGACGAAGAAGCAGCCATTGCCTTGGGATATGGTTCTCTGTACAATCACTCTTACAAACCCAATGCAGAATATGTGTTTGATGTAGCCAGCGATTCAATCGAAGTATTTGCATTAAAGGATATCCCTGCCGGAAAAGAAATCACCTTCAATTATCATGGTGATCCGGATTGCAAAGACGAATTGTGGTTTGATAAAACAGGAAAACGAGTCAAACGAATTAAACCTGCTTAA
- a CDS encoding ribose-phosphate pyrophosphokinase — protein sequence MQDVKLFSGTSSHYLAESIADYYGYSLGKLDLQRFSDGEMQPVINESVRGMFVFFIQSTHAPSENLFELLLMIDAAKRASANYISAVIPYFGYARQDRKDKPRVPISAKLVANLLQAAGANRIMTMDLHADQIQGFFDIPVDHLKSEAIFMPYLEGNLNNNVVFACADVGGVKRARAYSKHFGRDLVICDKYRKKANEVEGITVIGDVKDREVILIDDIVDTAGTLGKAAQALIDKGAVKIRSICTHAVLSGKAIETIEASRIDEMIVTDSIPLKKQSPKIKVLSSAKLFAKAIRNTHEHRSIEALFVDK from the coding sequence ATGCAAGACGTTAAATTATTTTCAGGTACTTCTTCCCATTATCTTGCGGAAAGTATCGCCGATTATTACGGGTATTCATTAGGTAAATTGGATCTCCAGCGGTTTAGCGATGGAGAAATGCAACCAGTTATCAATGAGTCTGTGCGAGGCATGTTCGTATTTTTTATCCAATCAACCCATGCCCCTTCAGAAAATTTATTTGAATTGTTGTTGATGATTGATGCAGCCAAACGGGCCAGTGCCAATTATATCTCAGCAGTAATCCCTTATTTTGGGTATGCCCGTCAAGATCGCAAGGATAAACCCCGGGTACCGATTTCTGCCAAACTAGTCGCAAATTTATTGCAGGCTGCCGGAGCCAATCGCATCATGACCATGGATTTACATGCAGATCAGATTCAGGGATTTTTTGACATTCCGGTAGATCACCTAAAATCTGAAGCCATTTTTATGCCTTACCTGGAAGGCAATCTTAATAATAATGTTGTTTTTGCCTGTGCGGATGTAGGAGGAGTAAAGCGGGCCAGAGCCTATTCCAAACATTTTGGGCGCGACCTGGTAATATGTGATAAATACCGTAAAAAAGCCAATGAGGTCGAAGGAATCACCGTAATAGGTGACGTTAAAGACCGGGAAGTAATCCTAATTGATGATATTGTAGATACCGCCGGCACGCTTGGTAAAGCTGCACAGGCGTTGATTGATAAAGGGGCTGTTAAAATCAGATCCATTTGCACCCACGCCGTATTATCTGGTAAAGCAATTGAAACCATCGAAGCATCCCGAATTGATGAAATGATCGTCACCGATTCAATTCCGCTCAAAAAACAGAGTCCGAAAATTAAAGTCCTGAGTTCAGCAAAATTGTTTGCAAAAGCCATTCGAAATACTCACGAACATCGATCCATTGAGGCTTTGTTTGTGGATAAATAG
- a CDS encoding four helix bundle protein — protein sequence MKNPILDLSFDFALKIVAYCELLEKDKKFIIANQLLKSGTSIGANVREAQNPHSRADFISKMVIAMKEADETSYWLAICQLSTNYPDPTSLQNKVSELIRLLAKIISTSKQPRSKTSIKET from the coding sequence ATGAAGAATCCTATATTAGATTTAAGCTTTGATTTTGCATTAAAAATTGTGGCTTATTGTGAATTGTTGGAAAAGGATAAAAAATTTATAATTGCAAATCAATTATTAAAATCCGGAACTTCAATTGGAGCCAATGTTCGAGAGGCACAGAACCCACATAGTAGAGCTGATTTTATTTCTAAAATGGTGATCGCGATGAAAGAGGCTGATGAAACATCTTATTGGTTAGCAATTTGTCAATTAAGTACAAATTATCCAGATCCAACTTCATTACAAAATAAGGTCAGTGAACTCATCCGACTGCTTGCCAAAATTATTTCAACTTCTAAACAGCCAAGAAGCAAGACATCAATTAAAGAAACTTAA
- a CDS encoding 50S ribosomal protein L25, whose translation METVVLNASPRTAYGKAASKGERDKGLIPCVLYSKGENITFNANPTELRPLLYSPDFKVADIHLNGQVHRCILKDVQAHPVTDSIIHLDFLKLVKGTTVKVQVPLKLMGSAVGVKSGGKLIQRMRTILVKAKSENIVPEVTLDVTKLDLGQTMRVKDINLVAGVEILNPASTPVVGVEIPRALKSAAAETAAPAKAAAPAKASAPAKAAAPAAAKPAGPAKK comes from the coding sequence ATGGAAACAGTAGTTTTAAATGCCAGTCCGAGAACCGCTTATGGTAAAGCAGCTTCAAAAGGCGAAAGAGATAAAGGTTTGATTCCCTGTGTTTTATACTCAAAAGGGGAGAATATTACCTTTAATGCCAATCCAACTGAGTTAAGACCTTTGTTGTATTCTCCGGATTTTAAAGTAGCTGATATCCATTTAAATGGGCAGGTTCACCGCTGTATTTTGAAAGATGTTCAGGCTCACCCGGTAACGGACAGTATCATTCACCTTGATTTTTTAAAATTGGTGAAGGGAACTACTGTTAAAGTTCAGGTGCCTTTGAAATTGATGGGTTCTGCTGTCGGTGTAAAATCAGGAGGAAAGCTGATTCAAAGAATGCGTACCATATTGGTAAAAGCTAAATCTGAAAATATTGTACCAGAAGTTACGCTTGATGTAACAAAATTGGATTTGGGTCAGACGATGAGAGTAAAAGACATTAATCTTGTTGCTGGGGTTGAAATTTTAAATCCAGCAAGTACACCCGTTGTAGGAGTTGAAATACCAAGAGCACTTAAGAGTGCTGCTGCTGAAACTGCGGCTCCTGCAAAAGCTGCTGCACCAGCCAAAGCCTCAGCTCCTGCTAAAGCGGCCGCTCCTGCTGCTGCCAAACCAGCTGGTCCAGCTAAGAAATAA
- a CDS encoding amidohydrolase: protein MSNLRISLCQTDCFWQDASANRNHLEKKIETLNSSTTDLIILPEMFSTGFSMESEKLAESMTGPSIGWMQNLSNQLNLALTGSLIIEEMGQFYNRLVWLEAGISSPKIYDKKHLFSLANEHKHYRPGTQKLILEYKSWKIALFICYDLRFPVWSRNVEGVDLMIYVANWPNKRSLAWKSLLPARAIENQCYVAGVNRIGMDANQIFYSGDSAVYDFEGRQIMDLGSQDAIQTIELSQHELQVYKRAYPFLKDADKFHI, encoded by the coding sequence ATGTCTAATTTAAGAATCAGCCTCTGTCAAACAGATTGTTTCTGGCAAGATGCATCTGCCAACAGAAATCATCTTGAAAAAAAAATAGAGACATTAAATTCTTCGACAACAGATCTCATCATATTGCCGGAAATGTTTTCGACGGGTTTTTCGATGGAATCAGAAAAATTGGCTGAATCGATGACAGGACCAAGTATCGGGTGGATGCAGAATCTATCAAATCAATTAAACCTGGCCTTGACCGGAAGTTTGATAATTGAAGAAATGGGCCAATTTTACAATCGCCTGGTTTGGCTTGAAGCCGGTATATCAAGTCCTAAAATTTATGATAAAAAGCATCTCTTTAGTTTAGCCAATGAGCACAAGCACTATCGCCCTGGTACACAAAAATTAATTCTTGAATACAAATCCTGGAAAATAGCCTTGTTTATCTGCTATGACCTTCGATTTCCAGTTTGGTCGCGAAATGTGGAGGGAGTGGATTTAATGATTTATGTAGCCAATTGGCCTAATAAGAGAAGTTTAGCCTGGAAAAGTCTGTTACCGGCGCGCGCTATAGAGAATCAGTGCTATGTAGCAGGAGTCAATCGGATCGGAATGGATGCTAATCAAATCTTCTATTCAGGAGATTCTGCCGTGTACGATTTTGAAGGAAGGCAAATTATGGATCTTGGTAGCCAGGATGCAATTCAAACCATTGAATTAAGCCAACATGAATTGCAGGTTTATAAACGAGCTTACCCATTTTTGAAGGATGCCGACAAATTTCATATTTAA
- a CDS encoding C40 family peptidase gives MKTTTQIPILLKWAVWSCFILLFGQCQPARPSLQAYRLNKSGHVDEEQLRTELVSFARSFIGCKYKRAGKDKSGFDCSGFVKYVFNEYQIQMAASAHEQALNVSATRTDEALKGDLVFFSNQNKIVHVGIITDNKKDRLMVIHSTSSKGVIEENILKSDYWIRRMHKVCSLNNYLHQAAVSLK, from the coding sequence ATGAAAACTACGACCCAAATACCGATCCTATTAAAATGGGCAGTGTGGAGCTGCTTTATATTGCTTTTTGGTCAATGCCAGCCAGCGCGTCCGTCATTACAAGCGTATCGCCTGAACAAATCCGGGCATGTAGACGAGGAACAATTACGGACTGAATTGGTATCCTTTGCCAGATCGTTTATTGGCTGCAAATATAAAAGAGCCGGAAAAGATAAATCGGGGTTTGATTGTAGTGGATTTGTAAAATATGTATTCAATGAATACCAGATTCAAATGGCGGCTAGTGCACACGAACAAGCCCTGAATGTAAGCGCTACCCGGACAGATGAAGCCTTAAAAGGAGATCTCGTCTTCTTTAGCAATCAGAATAAAATCGTCCATGTTGGAATCATCACTGATAACAAAAAAGACCGGCTTATGGTCATTCACAGTACATCATCCAAAGGAGTTATAGAAGAAAATATACTTAAATCTGATTATTGGATCCGCCGAATGCATAAAGTATGCAGTTTAAATAACTATCTCCATCAGGCCGCTGTTTCGCTTAAATGA
- a CDS encoding adenylate kinase yields the protein MIQFILFGPPGSGKGTQAAKLADKYDLYHISTGDLFRSETANKTALGLKALEFMSQGQLVPDEITIGMLKNKMSSLQQVSGFIYDGFPRTSPQADALDCLLEESNQSIDLLLSLQVPEDEIVKRILNRGKTSGRPDDNDEAIIRKRIQVYLDETSIVFEHYAKTGKSKHINGMGTIDEIFERLCHELDQICK from the coding sequence ATGATTCAATTTATTTTGTTTGGACCTCCAGGTTCTGGAAAAGGAACCCAGGCTGCCAAATTAGCAGACAAATACGATTTATACCATATTTCAACGGGTGATTTGTTCCGTTCTGAAACTGCAAATAAAACCGCTTTGGGCCTCAAAGCATTGGAATTTATGAGTCAGGGTCAATTGGTTCCTGATGAAATTACCATTGGAATGCTTAAAAACAAAATGAGTTCATTGCAACAAGTCAGTGGCTTTATTTATGATGGCTTCCCACGCACCAGTCCGCAGGCAGATGCCTTGGATTGCTTATTGGAGGAATCCAACCAGTCTATTGATTTACTATTATCCTTACAGGTGCCTGAAGATGAAATTGTGAAGCGCATTTTAAACAGAGGGAAGACATCGGGCAGACCGGACGATAATGATGAAGCAATTATCCGAAAACGGATCCAAGTTTATTTAGATGAGACGTCTATAGTTTTTGAGCATTATGCTAAAACAGGAAAGTCAAAACATATCAACGGAATGGGTACTATTGATGAAATTTTTGAAAGATTATGCCATGAATTGGATCAAATCTGTAAATAA
- the obgE gene encoding GTPase ObgE, giving the protein MAEQNFVDYVKIFFRSGKGGAGSVHFFRSKHNPKGGPDGGNGGRGGNVVLKGNAQLWTLLHLKYRKHIFASDGVNGGENNCTGADGESAIVEVPLGTVAINPDTGEKLLEVTEHDEEKVLIPGGRGGMGNTFFKSATHQAPDYAQPGEAAQEGWIVLELKLLADVGLVGFPNAGKSTLLSVLSAAKPKIADYAFTTIVPNLGIVSYREGKSFVMADIPGIIENAHQGKGLGLRFIRHIERNSVLLFMIPCDSQHIKQDYEVLLNELEQFNPELLDKPRLIAITKMDIVEPEWKNLIQKEIPSGIPHVFISAVTGQGLDELKDQIWQELNRTEH; this is encoded by the coding sequence ATGGCCGAACAAAACTTTGTTGATTATGTGAAAATCTTTTTTCGATCTGGAAAAGGAGGGGCTGGATCTGTTCATTTTTTTCGCAGTAAACACAATCCGAAAGGGGGACCTGACGGAGGGAATGGTGGTCGTGGAGGAAACGTGGTCTTGAAAGGAAATGCTCAACTTTGGACCTTATTGCATTTAAAATACAGAAAACACATTTTTGCTTCTGACGGGGTGAATGGCGGTGAGAACAATTGCACCGGTGCAGATGGAGAAAGTGCCATCGTAGAGGTTCCTTTAGGTACTGTGGCCATCAATCCCGATACCGGCGAAAAATTATTGGAAGTAACTGAGCATGATGAAGAGAAAGTGCTGATTCCCGGTGGTCGGGGTGGAATGGGTAATACCTTTTTTAAATCTGCCACACATCAAGCACCTGATTATGCACAACCAGGAGAAGCTGCTCAGGAGGGCTGGATTGTTTTGGAATTAAAACTATTGGCTGATGTCGGACTGGTAGGCTTTCCAAATGCTGGCAAATCAACTTTATTATCTGTTTTAAGTGCAGCCAAACCTAAGATTGCCGATTATGCCTTTACAACCATCGTTCCGAATCTTGGCATTGTATCGTATCGGGAAGGCAAATCTTTTGTTATGGCCGATATACCGGGTATCATTGAAAATGCACACCAGGGTAAAGGTCTGGGATTGCGATTCATAAGGCATATCGAACGCAACAGCGTTTTATTGTTTATGATTCCTTGTGATAGTCAGCATATCAAGCAAGATTATGAGGTTTTATTGAATGAGTTGGAACAATTCAATCCAGAATTGTTGGATAAGCCTCGACTGATTGCGATCACAAAAATGGATATTGTAGAACCAGAATGGAAGAATCTGATTCAGAAAGAAATTCCATCGGGCATTCCGCATGTTTTTATTTCAGCAGTTACCGGACAAGGTTTAGACGAATTAAAAGACCAGATTTGGCAAGAATTAAACCGCACAGAGCACTAA
- a CDS encoding CvpA family protein produces MVIDILCLIIVGSSFYMGYSKGIIKSVFGILSILFAVLFTLKFSFVTINIVERMMHTDPRLSILIGFVFTFLIVMVCIRLAGSGFERVLETAHINLINQLAGGLASALIALALFSSVIYFTNKLRLLTDENKSASFTYPLLEAMPAKSRWAIDKCKPLFSEFWQKTQDALNQVEQSIPKENQNPKKEL; encoded by the coding sequence ATGGTGATTGATATTCTTTGTTTGATTATAGTTGGTTCCAGTTTCTACATGGGCTATTCAAAAGGCATCATTAAATCTGTATTTGGAATTTTGAGTATTCTCTTTGCCGTTTTGTTTACACTTAAATTTTCATTTGTAACCATCAATATTGTTGAACGGATGATGCATACAGATCCAAGATTGAGCATTTTGATTGGATTTGTCTTTACCTTTTTAATTGTCATGGTTTGTATCAGATTGGCTGGCAGTGGATTTGAGCGAGTCCTCGAAACGGCTCACATCAATTTGATCAATCAATTAGCCGGCGGACTTGCATCTGCCCTCATTGCATTGGCTTTGTTTAGTTCCGTTATTTATTTTACCAATAAACTAAGACTTTTGACCGATGAAAATAAATCGGCCTCTTTTACTTATCCCTTATTGGAAGCCATGCCCGCCAAATCCCGTTGGGCTATTGATAAATGCAAACCTCTGTTTTCTGAGTTCTGGCAAAAAACTCAGGATGCCTTAAATCAGGTCGAACAATCAATACCCAAAGAAAATCAAAATCCAAAAAAAGAGTTGTAA
- a CDS encoding gliding motility-associated C-terminal domain-containing protein, protein MRYLAFILCFVCFSIAGFSQPLQFIDKHDSLSFKEVDVVTNNKGGWMCAMLRVDSSLTMTEFNHCGEVVGCYTLQIPNSVKVSNVQLSYLRQDAYLVMATVGTGTNSRILSFIYTNTGTIPASKVFGTTTVNSNFQPLVSIYDQDHILIAFNYGNNPDSINGRIFMMNRNLVSRWSKDLSLNTPMRWVKMSGVNDFYIGAGSNVMKFDTSGKNLWSKNIANHQLMFNSVLSNDTALYFSTDFIDSRPDTAAIKRPRYKQVIALHEDGKFLWFTDRIRAYRNDTFLAEYNSRLFFDGRSNIVLNTIDTIKGDSIPSIFAHSWNGLGNATGSKYWSATSKVTDYKSALLNDGNFAVNIAMDRGILNAKTSMTYETCENDSHKDSVRAPILIQNNALSDLTDAPISTLDFALRSLVDTLKFPRDCEIFDLKDGEVPTPLCKGDSVFLQGILLPNATYSWSNGSNQSGTWVKVAGDYSLKVSYCGKTITITYKVFYISFPDQTIALQECDYPFRLEPKQGTDATYKWPNGETTPFLDINGPGTYNVTVTRCEAPYQISFIVSLKTFRDTTLPFMICNYPDFLFPNKFVGPGARFVWDNGDTTGFRVINGPGKYTANVNYCQSNFKITFDVGLDPMPNKNFDFNVCKYPYPIYGFTGRDGVKYRWTDGDTSKGLRIINNPGIYTVVNYYCLDSFRYTYNITLEKFNNQSTVLQDSCAIIEEDSIALVPFIDYADSYEWEDGDTSRNRKVNRIGNYRVTMKYCNQEFVHDFEVKDFSESYLLFPNVFPPNSEIKINQIYKPAVKYNGIISDYHIEIYNRWGQKIFTGNKIDEGWNGDYKGAQAPIDTYTYYATMKTECGSAKVFRGSVTLIR, encoded by the coding sequence ATGCGTTATCTAGCTTTTATACTGTGTTTTGTCTGTTTTTCAATTGCTGGTTTTAGTCAACCCCTGCAATTTATCGACAAACACGACAGCCTTTCATTTAAAGAAGTCGATGTAGTAACCAACAATAAAGGGGGATGGATGTGTGCAATGCTGCGTGTGGATTCCAGTCTAACAATGACCGAATTCAATCATTGTGGTGAGGTGGTTGGATGTTATACCTTACAAATTCCCAATTCTGTTAAAGTAAGCAATGTACAATTAAGCTACCTTAGACAAGATGCTTACTTGGTAATGGCTACCGTTGGCACAGGTACAAATTCAAGAATACTTAGTTTTATTTATACCAATACCGGAACTATTCCGGCGTCAAAAGTTTTTGGAACGACAACTGTAAATTCGAATTTCCAACCGCTTGTTTCTATTTATGATCAGGATCATATTTTAATTGCATTTAATTATGGCAACAATCCGGATTCCATCAATGGTCGGATTTTTATGATGAATCGCAATTTAGTCAGCCGATGGTCAAAAGACTTATCTTTAAATACACCGATGCGATGGGTAAAAATGTCGGGGGTAAATGATTTTTATATTGGAGCAGGATCCAATGTTATGAAATTTGATACCAGTGGAAAAAATTTATGGTCAAAAAACATAGCAAATCATCAATTGATGTTTAACAGTGTACTCAGCAATGATACCGCATTGTATTTTTCAACCGATTTTATAGATTCAAGACCTGATACTGCAGCAATTAAACGTCCGCGATACAAACAAGTGATTGCATTGCATGAGGATGGTAAATTTTTATGGTTTACGGATCGCATTCGCGCATATCGCAATGATACATTTTTAGCTGAATACAACAGCCGTTTATTTTTTGATGGAAGAAGCAACATTGTTTTAAATACAATTGATACTATAAAAGGAGATTCAATTCCCTCAATCTTTGCGCACAGTTGGAATGGTTTGGGTAATGCAACCGGATCAAAATACTGGTCTGCAACTTCAAAAGTCACTGATTATAAATCTGCTTTGCTAAATGATGGCAATTTTGCAGTTAATATTGCCATGGATCGTGGGATCCTCAATGCTAAAACCAGCATGACCTATGAAACTTGTGAAAATGATAGTCACAAAGATTCTGTCAGGGCACCTATTTTAATTCAAAACAATGCTTTGAGCGATTTAACAGATGCACCTATTTCTACTTTGGATTTTGCATTGCGCAGTTTGGTAGATACCCTGAAGTTTCCACGCGATTGCGAAATCTTTGATTTAAAAGATGGCGAGGTTCCTACCCCACTTTGCAAAGGAGATTCGGTTTTTTTACAGGGGATTCTGTTACCCAATGCAACCTATTCCTGGAGTAATGGAAGTAACCAATCCGGAACCTGGGTAAAAGTTGCTGGTGATTATTCATTGAAAGTTTCTTATTGTGGAAAGACGATTACCATTACCTATAAAGTCTTTTATATCAGTTTCCCAGATCAAACCATTGCACTTCAGGAATGTGATTATCCATTTCGTTTAGAACCTAAACAGGGCACTGATGCCACATACAAATGGCCCAATGGAGAAACCACACCATTTTTAGATATTAATGGTCCAGGTACTTACAATGTTACTGTTACCCGATGCGAAGCACCGTATCAAATCAGTTTTATTGTGAGCTTGAAAACTTTCCGTGATACTACCTTACCGTTTATGATTTGTAATTATCCGGATTTTTTATTTCCTAATAAATTTGTTGGACCAGGTGCCCGTTTTGTTTGGGATAATGGAGATACCACTGGATTTAGAGTCATTAACGGACCAGGGAAATACACTGCTAATGTGAATTATTGTCAGTCCAATTTTAAAATTACATTTGATGTCGGATTGGATCCGATGCCCAATAAAAATTTTGATTTTAATGTTTGTAAATATCCTTATCCAATTTACGGATTTACCGGAAGAGATGGGGTTAAATACCGTTGGACAGATGGAGATACTTCTAAAGGATTGCGGATAATAAATAATCCTGGTATATATACCGTTGTAAATTATTATTGTCTGGATTCTTTCCGGTATACTTACAATATTACTTTAGAAAAATTTAATAATCAATCTACAGTATTACAGGATTCCTGTGCAATTATTGAAGAAGATAGCATCGCATTGGTGCCATTTATTGATTATGCAGATTCGTATGAATGGGAAGATGGTGATACTTCCAGAAATCGAAAAGTCAATCGGATCGGTAACTATCGCGTTACAATGAAATATTGTAATCAAGAATTTGTACATGATTTTGAAGTAAAAGATTTTTCGGAATCCTATTTATTATTTCCAAATGTTTTTCCTCCAAATTCAGAAATAAAAATCAATCAGATATATAAGCCAGCTGTAAAATATAATGGAATCATTTCAGATTACCATATTGAAATTTACAATCGCTGGGGACAGAAAATTTTTACCGGCAATAAAATTGATGAAGGCTGGAATGGAGACTACAAAGGTGCACAAGCACCCATTGATACCTATACCTATTACGCAACCATGAAAACAGAATGCGGCTCAGCAAAAGTATTTCGCGGAAGCGTGACCTTGATAAGGTAA